A single Brevundimonas sp. M20 DNA region contains:
- a CDS encoding YggT family protein, with protein MAAIIEFLFFIIETLLRLFVLALIVNAVLSWLFAFDVINHRNRFVSSLAMALDRIVGPVLAPLRRIIPSLGGIDITPIIAWILITGVQTYLLPASKAALLSLVPY; from the coding sequence ATGGCGGCGATCATCGAGTTTCTGTTCTTCATCATCGAGACGCTGCTGCGCCTGTTCGTGCTGGCGCTGATCGTCAACGCCGTCCTGAGCTGGCTGTTCGCGTTCGACGTGATCAACCACCGGAACCGCTTCGTGTCCTCGCTGGCGATGGCGCTGGACCGGATCGTCGGCCCCGTGCTGGCTCCGCTGCGGCGGATCATCCCGTCGCTGGGCGGCATCGACATCACGCCGATCATCGCCTGGATCCTGATCACCGGCGTCCAGACCTATCTGCTGCCCGCCTCCAAGGCAGCGCTGTTGAGCCTGGTTCCTTACTGA
- a CDS encoding HPr family phosphocarrier protein has translation MTDTVNATVGICNQRGLHARASAKFVKLASSFESEIRVTRDGVTVNALSIMGLLMLGAGNGCDVHIEAEGSDAAEAVEALSDLVNRKFDEDQ, from the coding sequence ATGACCGACACCGTCAACGCCACCGTCGGCATCTGCAACCAGCGCGGACTGCACGCCCGCGCCTCGGCCAAATTCGTCAAGCTGGCGTCCAGCTTCGAGAGCGAAATCCGGGTCACCCGGGACGGTGTCACCGTCAACGCCCTGTCGATCATGGGCCTGCTGATGCTGGGTGCGGGCAACGGCTGTGATGTTCACATCGAGGCCGAGGGGTCTGACGCCGCCGAGGCTGTAGAGGCCCTGTCCGATCTGGTGAACCGCAAGTTCGACGAGGACCAGTAG
- a CDS encoding HPr kinase/phosphorylase → MSSPLHATVVARWFSGQGWRAVVLRGASGVGKSDLALRLVGAGWRLVADDYAHLFASGDGLYACPPDRIRGRIEVRGVGILSIPTLDIARVVLVLDLAAGPVERLPEHETATICGVVLPRLRLDPREASAGEKVAAAIARL, encoded by the coding sequence GTGAGTTCACCTCTGCACGCCACCGTGGTCGCTCGATGGTTTTCGGGGCAGGGCTGGCGCGCGGTGGTGCTCCGGGGGGCGTCCGGCGTCGGAAAAAGCGATCTGGCCCTGCGTCTGGTCGGCGCGGGCTGGCGTCTGGTCGCCGATGACTACGCCCACCTCTTCGCTTCGGGAGATGGGCTCTACGCCTGTCCGCCGGACAGAATTCGGGGGCGGATCGAGGTGCGGGGTGTGGGAATTCTGTCGATCCCGACGCTTGATATCGCGCGGGTGGTTCTGGTCCTGGATCTGGCCGCGGGACCGGTAGAACGGCTGCCGGAACACGAAACGGCGACGATTTGCGGCGTCGTCCTTCCACGCCTGCGGCTCGATCCGCGAGAGGCTTCGGCGGGCGAAAAGGTCGCGGCGGCGATCGCCCGACTTTAA
- a CDS encoding DUF6538 domain-containing protein — translation MSDMPTGLIRRNASYSLRRRIPLDLIATYKGRKEIVRALGTKDREEAKRLHAEAWVALDREFASARQTAGPDPAPPPTPEVGMREKIRQILAANAGKPRPLLTPDEATYQVEQAELSFRECFEEEARYEQREFARLKLLAVLNVADPDILSEEQMALRDLLSDAKWDLEQTKAQLTSAENRSAPLDAPGPAPVATASVSQTSTLKDVIDRWARERQPTDKTVRAHISVIDWFIARTGVDRADMVEPNHVQHFKRTLISEGTSAPNIKTKLSRLRTIMSFAEQEGTITTNPAKDVQAPPSKSGKARLPWSTNDLNALFAGEVHAAGARPVRGKGEAAYWLPILGLFTGARREELGQLRHSDIVQVPYDDDGTDKVAWHIKIGQDAQGRNRLKTASSERMVPLHPKIIDLGFLRYVDTRGTDELLFDLKPNRDGRLTEKWGEWFREYRRACGITDPRVDFHSFRHTFKDFCRESGIEEGVQRQMMGHSARDVADGYGNGFSTLAMVKAISRYRIPRLKLASPPQPNTSLISS, via the coding sequence ATGAGTGACATGCCAACCGGACTAATCCGCAGGAATGCCAGCTACAGCCTGCGGCGTCGCATCCCTCTCGACTTGATTGCGACTTACAAAGGTCGGAAAGAGATCGTCCGCGCCTTGGGAACCAAGGATCGCGAGGAAGCCAAACGACTTCACGCCGAGGCTTGGGTGGCGCTGGATCGCGAGTTCGCCAGTGCGCGCCAAACAGCCGGACCAGACCCTGCGCCGCCCCCTACTCCCGAAGTAGGGATGCGGGAAAAAATAAGACAGATACTCGCCGCAAACGCTGGCAAGCCCCGCCCGCTGCTGACCCCCGACGAGGCCACCTATCAGGTCGAACAAGCGGAGTTGTCTTTCCGGGAATGTTTCGAGGAAGAAGCCCGATACGAGCAGCGAGAGTTCGCACGCCTCAAGCTTCTCGCCGTGCTGAACGTCGCCGATCCAGACATCTTGTCAGAGGAGCAAATGGCGCTTCGGGACCTTCTCTCGGATGCCAAATGGGATCTGGAGCAAACGAAGGCTCAACTGACCTCGGCTGAGAACCGAAGCGCACCGCTAGATGCTCCCGGCCCCGCTCCGGTGGCGACAGCCAGTGTATCTCAGACATCAACCCTCAAGGATGTTATCGACCGATGGGCGAGGGAGCGTCAGCCTACCGATAAGACGGTCAGGGCACATATCTCTGTGATCGACTGGTTCATCGCCCGAACGGGGGTTGATCGTGCAGACATGGTCGAGCCCAACCATGTCCAGCATTTCAAGCGCACCCTTATCAGCGAGGGCACGTCGGCACCGAACATCAAGACAAAGCTATCCCGCCTCCGCACTATTATGAGCTTTGCGGAGCAAGAAGGGACGATCACCACAAACCCCGCCAAGGACGTTCAAGCACCACCGTCGAAGAGCGGAAAAGCTCGCCTGCCGTGGTCAACGAACGACTTGAATGCCCTTTTCGCTGGAGAGGTACACGCCGCTGGCGCACGCCCCGTACGGGGCAAGGGTGAGGCCGCTTACTGGCTACCTATTCTCGGGCTTTTCACAGGCGCTCGTCGCGAAGAGCTAGGACAGCTGAGACATAGTGACATTGTGCAGGTCCCCTATGATGACGACGGCACCGACAAAGTCGCTTGGCACATCAAGATTGGGCAGGACGCACAAGGGCGCAATCGCCTCAAGACGGCATCCAGCGAGCGGATGGTTCCCCTTCACCCAAAGATCATTGATCTGGGGTTTCTTCGTTACGTGGACACACGGGGAACGGATGAGCTTCTGTTTGATCTCAAACCCAATCGAGACGGCCGCCTGACGGAAAAATGGGGTGAGTGGTTCAGGGAGTACCGCCGAGCGTGCGGCATTACCGATCCACGTGTCGACTTCCACTCGTTCCGCCACACCTTCAAAGACTTCTGCCGCGAAAGCGGAATTGAGGAAGGCGTCCAACGTCAGATGATGGGGCACAGCGCAAGAGACGTTGCGGACGGCTACGGCAACGGGTTCAGCACTCTCGCCATGGTCAAAGCCATATCGAGATATCGTATTCCGAGACTGAAGCTAGCGTCACCCCCTCAACCGAATACGTCTCTCATATCCAGTTAG
- a CDS encoding recombinase family protein: MHRLAYYRVSTGDQTIDAQRTALGGGFDQEFADEGVSGATLAASRPGFADLLSKARSGDTLYVYAVDRLGRDALDVQATVRRLLDLGVTVHVHGLGPIGRGVGELILAVLAQIADMERQRIAERTRAGRNAARAALEATGRTHRGKEGLGRPKAADGAAVALWRRENGASIAATARQFGLSVATVKRYCAQRPTAAGDASLAKMG, from the coding sequence ATGCATCGCCTCGCCTACTACCGGGTCAGCACCGGGGACCAGACCATCGACGCCCAACGCACCGCACTTGGTGGCGGGTTCGATCAGGAGTTCGCCGACGAAGGTGTGAGCGGGGCCACCCTCGCCGCCTCCCGTCCGGGGTTTGCTGATCTTCTGTCCAAGGCTCGCAGCGGCGATACCCTGTATGTCTATGCCGTTGACCGGCTAGGCCGGGATGCGCTGGACGTGCAGGCCACGGTACGCCGCCTGCTCGACCTGGGGGTCACTGTCCACGTGCATGGATTGGGCCCAATCGGTCGCGGCGTCGGCGAACTGATCCTCGCGGTGCTGGCCCAGATCGCGGACATGGAGCGCCAGCGCATCGCCGAACGAACGCGAGCTGGCCGGAACGCGGCGAGAGCGGCGCTGGAGGCCACAGGGAGGACGCACAGGGGCAAAGAGGGGCTCGGGCGACCCAAGGCAGCGGACGGCGCTGCCGTCGCCCTCTGGAGGCGGGAGAACGGGGCCAGTATCGCGGCGACCGCCCGGCAGTTCGGATTGTCCGTCGCGACAGTGAAACGGTACTGCGCACAGCGCCCTACCGCCGCTGGCGATGCGAGCCTAGCGAAGATGGGCTAG
- a CDS encoding DEAD/DEAH box helicase, which translates to MTARYSGARRFARTTFTRLRFGLCRIEEAMKQGLPANNGLSDFVLGVPELLPRAAGEPLLTDVQFASLEAGVATGADLLVSAPTSTGKTLIGWWAIASAIKSGGRAVYLVSHRALAKQKFEEAQRLFLNGLFAGDRSAIVCATGDGVEDASGRKTNAPLAASLVVATYEKFLGCLSVGGPPKDLTDTAIVCDEIQLIGDAHRGRNVELLLTLLRRSGWRQLVGLSAVISADDGQSLADWLRLGLVRNVTREKALRIECRTPTHILEVSASPGHVGELTQREGRANQGPLDIVGELLARPGAGPVITFCMKVDQTYELCRDWSARRPETMRVVVPQGLELDAQLRSALGRRAAFHNAELGEDERLYVEERIASGLVDVVFATSTLAAGVNFPLGSAVFAAWKRWNFDRGRAEPIGRAEFQNMAGRVGRMGQAAAEGLVILAADGGASANQASQLMDLSAQDELGIGIHPEDFGSLTLQLFAGRLCANRRDAFDLIASTLSASREAALGDGTVNHWEPELNAQIDRLVRAGCLIEGRSQVSATAFGVAVARSGLKPETVLFFIEGLVRRSVELSEMLPSDEEPGTEDDLLFVLAHAALTSPEFNSEGGEATRRINWRVGRMLVGNDFARRLDRLLWERPWQADVSASNGALLVTGWAAGETRLQLDARVPGVRLGVIEATARDVAWILTGIAEIIAEMTSPVLADESKPEALRGSGAQTQAARRLARSFRRVASRIASGLPSDILWMTSLELRNAARRRLTRTQMLALRHQGLTRPHELMDGGAPADERRRLALVAGEEGPALANQVRDAARIWKQDEREHFRRLHVRRAERMQAEAIIAAMYDARGDALEAVFEQAMSLVAVGCERLDQPGNQAHPDFLVTIEEFPSIVVELKTKANDAALVPLNAATEVLSASELIGLGGSFCVTVCSPGVEPNVPGIIERCGRLCVVSTSDLAEAILRLREGSLTREGLYNWLTTPGVALREDLPHPR; encoded by the coding sequence GTGACAGCGCGCTACTCTGGGGCGAGGAGGTTTGCACGTACCACCTTCACAAGGCTAAGGTTCGGCCTTTGCCGTATCGAGGAAGCGATGAAGCAAGGCCTCCCAGCAAACAACGGGCTTTCAGACTTCGTCCTAGGTGTGCCGGAGCTATTGCCCCGAGCTGCTGGCGAACCGCTGCTGACAGATGTTCAGTTCGCATCGTTGGAAGCTGGTGTAGCAACGGGGGCCGACCTGTTAGTCAGTGCGCCGACCTCAACCGGGAAGACCTTAATTGGATGGTGGGCAATCGCTTCGGCAATAAAGTCCGGGGGGCGCGCCGTTTATCTCGTCTCTCACCGAGCCCTCGCCAAGCAGAAGTTTGAAGAAGCTCAGCGGCTCTTTCTCAATGGCCTGTTTGCAGGAGACCGATCCGCTATCGTTTGCGCCACCGGTGACGGGGTGGAAGATGCATCCGGCCGAAAGACCAATGCACCTCTCGCGGCTTCTCTCGTGGTTGCGACATACGAGAAATTCTTGGGATGCCTGTCCGTCGGGGGCCCGCCGAAGGACCTCACTGACACTGCAATCGTCTGCGATGAAATCCAGCTAATCGGAGATGCTCACCGGGGTCGAAACGTTGAGCTTCTCCTGACCCTGCTTCGGCGGTCAGGTTGGCGGCAGCTTGTTGGCCTGTCGGCGGTGATAAGCGCCGATGACGGGCAATCGTTGGCCGATTGGCTTCGTCTCGGCCTCGTGCGGAACGTTACACGAGAGAAGGCCCTCAGAATTGAATGCCGAACGCCGACCCATATCCTGGAGGTATCAGCCTCGCCCGGCCATGTGGGCGAGCTTACCCAGCGAGAGGGTCGAGCAAACCAAGGGCCGCTGGACATCGTAGGGGAACTTCTCGCGAGGCCGGGCGCGGGTCCCGTCATCACGTTCTGCATGAAGGTGGACCAGACATACGAGCTGTGCCGTGATTGGTCCGCCAGAAGGCCTGAAACAATGCGCGTCGTCGTCCCTCAAGGACTGGAGTTGGATGCCCAACTGAGGAGCGCCCTCGGTCGGCGCGCAGCCTTCCACAACGCTGAACTTGGCGAGGATGAGCGGCTCTACGTAGAAGAACGGATCGCTAGCGGTCTCGTTGATGTGGTTTTCGCAACGAGCACCTTGGCCGCCGGGGTGAACTTTCCTCTTGGAAGCGCGGTGTTTGCCGCTTGGAAGCGCTGGAACTTTGATCGGGGCCGCGCGGAGCCTATAGGCCGGGCCGAGTTCCAAAACATGGCTGGTCGCGTCGGTCGAATGGGCCAAGCTGCTGCCGAGGGGCTGGTTATACTAGCCGCCGATGGAGGCGCATCTGCGAACCAAGCCTCGCAGTTGATGGATCTATCAGCCCAAGACGAACTCGGTATCGGGATCCATCCGGAAGACTTCGGAAGCCTCACCCTTCAGCTCTTCGCTGGTAGGCTCTGCGCAAACCGCAGAGACGCCTTTGACCTCATTGCATCGACATTGAGCGCGTCCCGAGAAGCGGCGCTGGGAGACGGAACCGTTAACCATTGGGAACCCGAGCTGAACGCCCAAATCGACCGGCTGGTGAGAGCAGGCTGCTTGATTGAGGGGCGCTCGCAGGTATCGGCAACGGCGTTTGGTGTGGCTGTCGCTCGGAGTGGTTTGAAACCCGAAACCGTCCTCTTCTTCATAGAAGGCTTGGTTCGTCGCTCAGTCGAACTTTCCGAAATGCTACCTAGCGACGAGGAGCCAGGCACCGAAGATGATTTGCTGTTCGTACTCGCACACGCAGCTCTTACGTCGCCGGAGTTTAATTCTGAAGGTGGCGAAGCAACTCGCCGCATAAACTGGCGCGTCGGACGAATGCTGGTGGGCAACGATTTCGCGCGGCGGCTCGACCGCCTCCTGTGGGAGCGACCGTGGCAGGCCGACGTCTCGGCGTCCAACGGTGCCTTGCTGGTCACCGGGTGGGCCGCTGGGGAGACTAGGCTTCAGCTAGACGCGCGGGTGCCCGGCGTACGCCTCGGGGTCATCGAAGCCACGGCCCGGGACGTGGCTTGGATACTCACGGGGATCGCAGAAATCATTGCGGAGATGACCTCGCCCGTGCTCGCGGATGAAAGCAAGCCGGAAGCACTACGGGGGAGCGGTGCGCAGACGCAGGCTGCGCGAAGGCTCGCGCGATCGTTTAGACGCGTCGCCTCTCGCATCGCTTCCGGACTGCCGTCTGACATCCTTTGGATGACTAGTCTTGAGCTTCGCAATGCCGCTCGCCGCCGTTTGACGCGGACCCAGATGCTTGCCCTACGACATCAAGGGCTCACGAGGCCGCACGAACTGATGGATGGCGGCGCGCCAGCCGACGAGAGACGCCGGCTGGCTCTTGTAGCCGGGGAGGAAGGTCCAGCGCTCGCCAATCAAGTTCGGGATGCAGCCCGCATTTGGAAACAGGACGAGCGCGAGCATTTTAGACGGCTACATGTTCGCCGGGCCGAGAGAATGCAGGCAGAGGCGATAATTGCGGCCATGTATGATGCGAGAGGCGACGCTCTCGAAGCTGTGTTCGAACAGGCCATGTCGCTAGTGGCGGTAGGGTGCGAACGTCTTGATCAGCCCGGGAACCAAGCTCATCCCGACTTCCTCGTGACCATAGAGGAATTCCCGTCGATCGTCGTCGAGTTGAAGACGAAGGCCAACGACGCTGCGCTTGTCCCTCTTAACGCAGCCACGGAAGTGCTCAGTGCATCCGAACTAATTGGGCTCGGCGGCAGCTTCTGCGTCACTGTTTGCAGCCCCGGCGTCGAACCGAACGTGCCGGGTATTATTGAGCGGTGTGGAAGGCTTTGTGTCGTTTCGACCTCCGATTTGGCAGAGGCTATTCTTCGTCTCCGCGAGGGGAGCCTTACACGCGAAGGGCTGTACAACTGGCTGACCACGCCGGGCGTGGCGCTGCGTGAAGACCTTCCGCATCCGAGGTAG
- a CDS encoding rhodanese-related sulfurtransferase, with product MTQPVRIAALYRFARIDDREAVQARLRDLCAPDVRGILLVAHEGLNGTIAGPSDAIDRVLDGIRALPGFDTLEIKFAAADVMPFYRMKVRIKAEIVTMGEPGLDPVANAGTYVTPARWNALIADPDTIVIDTRNDYEGAVGAFVGAIQPNTRTFRDFPDWFRTEGRALFERPNPPKVAMYCTGGIRCEKSTAFLKSEGIEDVFHLEGGILKYLETVPEPESLWRGECFVFDERVAVGHGLTEGTHTLCRGCRMPVSAEGRTSPHYVEGVSCDRCHDTRSEAQKAGARERARQMEIAESRGLDHVGAAPPRQT from the coding sequence ATGACCCAGCCTGTACGCATCGCCGCCCTCTACCGGTTCGCGCGCATCGACGACCGCGAGGCCGTGCAGGCGCGGCTGCGCGACCTGTGCGCACCGGACGTGCGCGGCATCCTGCTGGTGGCGCATGAGGGGCTGAACGGCACCATAGCCGGTCCGTCTGATGCGATAGACCGGGTGCTGGACGGCATCCGCGCCCTGCCCGGCTTCGACACGCTGGAAATCAAGTTCGCCGCCGCCGACGTCATGCCCTTCTATCGCATGAAGGTTCGCATCAAGGCCGAGATCGTGACCATGGGCGAGCCGGGCCTCGACCCTGTGGCCAATGCGGGGACCTATGTCACGCCTGCCCGATGGAACGCCCTGATCGCGGACCCGGACACCATCGTGATCGACACCCGCAATGACTACGAAGGCGCCGTGGGCGCGTTCGTAGGCGCGATCCAGCCCAATACCCGCACCTTCCGTGACTTTCCCGACTGGTTCCGGACCGAGGGCCGCGCCCTGTTTGAGCGCCCCAACCCGCCGAAGGTCGCCATGTACTGCACCGGCGGCATCCGCTGCGAGAAGTCGACCGCCTTCCTCAAGTCAGAAGGAATCGAGGACGTCTTCCATCTGGAAGGCGGCATCCTGAAGTATCTCGAGACCGTGCCGGAGCCGGAAAGCCTGTGGCGGGGCGAGTGCTTCGTCTTCGACGAACGGGTCGCCGTCGGTCACGGCCTGACGGAGGGAACCCACACCCTTTGCCGGGGCTGTCGGATGCCGGTCAGTGCGGAGGGGCGAACGTCACCCCACTATGTCGAGGGCGTCAGCTGCGATCGCTGCCACGACACCCGCTCGGAGGCGCAGAAGGCCGGCGCGCGTGAACGGGCGCGTCAGATGGAGATCGCCGAAAGCCGGGGGCTGGACCACGTCGGCGCGGCGCCGCCCCGACAGACCTGA
- a CDS encoding helix-turn-helix domain-containing protein, with amino-acid sequence MPRLAVGQDQQRSLVRLGDAIRARRQSLKLSQEALADQAGINRTHMGEVERGKRNPSLVALMAIADALQCSVAALAGEARL; translated from the coding sequence GTGCCAAGGCTCGCTGTCGGTCAGGATCAACAACGCTCGCTCGTCCGTCTGGGCGACGCAATCCGTGCGCGCAGGCAGTCGCTCAAGCTGTCTCAGGAAGCGTTGGCGGATCAGGCAGGCATCAACCGAACGCACATGGGCGAAGTGGAAAGAGGCAAGCGCAATCCAAGCCTTGTCGCCCTTATGGCGATAGCCGATGCACTCCAGTGCAGTGTCGCCGCGCTTGCCGGCGAAGCACGACTTTAG
- a CDS encoding PTS sugar transporter subunit IIA, protein MIGLVIVTHGGLASEFLSAMEHVVGPQRGVAAICIGPEDDMERRRRDIVDAARAVDDGEGVILLTDMFGGTPSNLAISVMEETHAEVIAGLNLPMLIKLASVRGREPLESCVAHAQDAGRKYISVASWVLQGEK, encoded by the coding sequence ATGATCGGGCTGGTGATCGTCACCCACGGGGGTCTGGCCTCCGAATTCCTGTCGGCGATGGAGCATGTCGTGGGCCCGCAGCGCGGGGTCGCGGCCATCTGCATCGGCCCTGAAGATGACATGGAGCGCCGTCGTCGCGACATCGTCGACGCCGCGCGTGCGGTCGATGACGGCGAGGGCGTGATTCTGCTGACCGACATGTTCGGCGGCACCCCGTCCAACCTTGCCATTTCGGTCATGGAAGAGACCCATGCCGAGGTCATCGCGGGTCTGAACCTGCCGATGTTGATAAAGCTGGCCAGCGTGCGCGGTCGCGAGCCGCTGGAATCCTGCGTCGCTCACGCCCAGGACGCCGGGCGCAAATACATCTCCGTCGCCAGTTGGGTCCTTCAGGGCGAGAAATGA
- a CDS encoding N-6 DNA methylase, giving the protein MSAIISLIPDTPPANEADAEIFAAAQLKAAGYDLTMRASRSPLLKKHWPSKAKVGKAAGFPDMLLHLANSEKPIGVWENKSPTETAMLGLREAKFYVEGLRLALPNEPALPFIAAGYNGSELLVSVYTNDGKWVPLRANGKELRDAFPIAEVASIGISSTGEFTAANGSASAHDLRALLPKLKTLYRNIPTLASGRTPIDFTIALLTLKLIVEQSPDWGTWSEIPRFSPGSTTEDHAIGERFETLTKRVMSDVELRRKYGDIFDFHEKSDTLEIAFSFSDTLSTIPKGTGHFSRLFQLLDELPPLTGADFDIFGEVYQSIGDEATKKKLGEFFTGRHIIAGVLPVLFDRTGLSGSFDGIEKLRIADIACGTGGFLTEILRFLKKEHSLAPDQIKEFSKKSFFGYDLGHANASRARVNMYFAGDGFSVISGGFDSLSKHAPAQFPSGGFDIIATNPPYGKSSYGRLEEAFLERTIESIRKGSGWALVVLPTGVLENPRSSKARFALLNQARVTDVISLPKHAFAPYTQQRTAVVIAQRRKDPLVAKSASWADLLAAAGHEKVNMFIVDNDGFANSDKRYATDLRNTAGEWMHNDLAPWIGTDGVLRESKVFMALVHGQAPKDAIDEVGQPLEAKHGVFTLAALADHERGVALLPDIPLRAELRSIALKQWEKRVDDLLAYSRGEDVALPTSFKEELGHLLDYHLELAPSSLSPSKPIRDLFDPIRKGDTSLTEAAIYKSFDPKGYPVYGGGGGRPKFHAAAQLTRSNGVAASLFEGPAVIVSMDGSSGSIQVVESGKFFCNHHGAVLKPKQGVNVWAFAQIAEPALRRLASNQSGSATLTKPALEGLELQMPKGAVADRIGSRRQALSKLAKMLRG; this is encoded by the coding sequence GTGTCCGCCATTATCTCGCTCATTCCCGACACCCCGCCAGCAAACGAGGCGGATGCGGAGATTTTCGCAGCCGCTCAGCTCAAAGCTGCCGGTTATGACCTGACGATGCGAGCATCGCGGAGCCCGCTTCTAAAGAAGCATTGGCCGAGCAAGGCCAAGGTTGGGAAGGCAGCAGGTTTCCCGGACATGCTGTTGCACCTCGCCAACAGCGAGAAGCCGATTGGTGTCTGGGAGAATAAATCGCCGACGGAGACCGCTATGCTCGGGCTCAGAGAAGCGAAGTTCTATGTTGAGGGCCTGAGGCTCGCGCTGCCAAACGAGCCAGCCCTGCCGTTCATTGCAGCCGGATACAATGGGTCCGAACTGCTTGTGTCGGTCTATACGAACGACGGCAAGTGGGTGCCGCTGCGAGCCAACGGGAAAGAACTGCGAGACGCCTTCCCTATCGCGGAGGTCGCCTCGATCGGCATCTCCTCAACGGGCGAGTTTACGGCAGCCAATGGCTCCGCCTCAGCGCACGACCTCCGAGCGTTGCTTCCGAAGCTCAAGACCCTTTACCGAAATATACCGACGCTCGCTTCTGGACGGACGCCGATCGATTTCACGATCGCGCTCCTTACGCTTAAGTTGATCGTAGAACAAAGCCCAGACTGGGGCACGTGGAGCGAAATACCCCGCTTCTCGCCCGGCAGCACCACTGAAGATCACGCCATTGGTGAGAGGTTTGAAACTCTCACGAAGAGGGTAATGAGTGATGTCGAACTCAGAAGAAAATATGGCGACATCTTCGACTTCCACGAGAAGAGCGATACACTTGAGATTGCCTTCTCGTTCTCTGATACCCTATCCACGATCCCAAAGGGTACGGGCCATTTTTCGAGACTGTTCCAGCTACTTGATGAGCTTCCGCCGCTAACTGGCGCTGACTTCGATATATTCGGAGAAGTTTACCAGTCTATCGGAGACGAGGCGACCAAGAAAAAACTAGGCGAGTTCTTCACTGGTCGTCACATTATTGCAGGTGTTCTCCCGGTACTGTTTGACCGCACGGGATTGTCTGGAAGTTTTGACGGCATAGAAAAACTGCGCATTGCCGATATAGCTTGCGGCACAGGCGGCTTTCTTACGGAAATCCTTCGCTTCCTCAAGAAGGAGCACTCGCTTGCTCCCGATCAGATTAAGGAGTTCTCGAAGAAGTCCTTCTTTGGGTACGACCTCGGACATGCGAACGCTTCGAGAGCCCGGGTAAACATGTACTTCGCAGGGGACGGCTTCAGTGTCATCAGCGGAGGCTTCGATAGCCTTTCTAAACACGCTCCGGCACAGTTCCCGAGCGGGGGCTTCGACATAATCGCGACGAACCCTCCATACGGAAAGTCGTCCTACGGGCGGCTCGAAGAAGCTTTCCTTGAACGAACAATCGAGAGCATCCGCAAGGGTAGCGGCTGGGCGTTAGTCGTGCTGCCTACGGGGGTCCTCGAGAACCCCCGATCAAGCAAAGCCCGTTTTGCCCTGCTTAATCAGGCGCGCGTGACGGATGTCATTTCGTTGCCGAAGCACGCCTTCGCTCCCTACACCCAGCAGCGTACGGCAGTCGTGATCGCTCAGCGCCGGAAGGACCCGCTGGTCGCTAAGAGCGCCAGCTGGGCGGACCTCTTGGCCGCCGCCGGGCACGAGAAGGTGAACATGTTCATCGTGGACAATGATGGGTTTGCGAACAGCGACAAGCGATACGCCACCGACCTTCGGAACACTGCCGGGGAATGGATGCATAACGACCTGGCCCCTTGGATCGGAACCGATGGCGTTCTCCGGGAGAGCAAAGTCTTCATGGCCCTTGTCCATGGACAAGCGCCCAAGGATGCAATCGATGAGGTTGGCCAGCCCCTTGAGGCCAAGCATGGCGTATTCACGCTCGCGGCTCTTGCGGATCATGAGCGCGGGGTCGCGCTTCTCCCAGACATCCCTCTGAGGGCGGAACTACGATCCATCGCCCTCAAGCAATGGGAGAAGCGGGTCGACGACCTTCTCGCCTACAGTCGCGGCGAAGACGTCGCCCTCCCCACCAGCTTCAAAGAGGAACTGGGGCACCTCCTAGACTACCACCTTGAGCTTGCCCCCTCGTCGCTCTCACCCTCAAAGCCGATCCGCGACCTTTTCGACCCCATTCGAAAAGGTGACACCAGCCTGACGGAAGCGGCGATCTACAAATCCTTCGATCCTAAGGGTTACCCCGTTTACGGCGGAGGAGGAGGACGGCCCAAGTTCCATGCCGCTGCTCAGCTAACTCGTTCCAACGGAGTAGCCGCCTCCCTGTTCGAGGGACCCGCCGTCATCGTTTCGATGGATGGATCGTCGGGAAGCATCCAAGTCGTGGAAAGCGGAAAGTTCTTCTGCAATCACCACGGCGCGGTACTAAAGCCCAAGCAAGGCGTGAACGTGTGGGCGTTCGCTCAAATAGCAGAGCCTGCACTCCGACGGCTGGCATCGAACCAAAGTGGTTCCGCGACCCTAACGAAGCCCGCCCTTGAGGGACTGGAACTTCAGATGCCGAAAGGTGCGGTCGCCGACCGCATCGGCTCGCGCCGTCAGGCCCTTTCGAAGTTGGCGAAGATGCTGCGAGGCTAG